AAGTGAAACGAAGGTCTGGAATCCGAAAATGTTCGAGAAAGTTAAAATTAAGTAAAGAATGGGGCCTTACTGGCATTGGAATGGGATGTTCATTGTGCAGCACTCGCACAAAGTGCTTGTTTGATGTGTTGGCTGGACAACTGTACAGAACCAGCATGTTATTCCCACCAAAAGGTGCCACAGTATGGCCCCTCCAATTTCTCTTCTGGGGAGGCTTTGGAGGGTGTGGCAAGGCCTGTTCCCTctgtattttttcaaattctgAAACATAGAAAACATAACCCGTACTATGAGAACAGAATATAGAAGAACCCATATACATGAGCATTTAGATTCCCACCTGCACATAAACCAAGATCATGCAAACGAATTAAGAGTTTACTGAAGAAATCACTCACCAGATCCGTCAAGAAAAAGTCCAAGTAGGCATGAAAATGGAATGACAGTTTCTGCATGTGCGAACCTTAGTCTCGCCTTCTCATAACTACCAGGAGCATGTTTTTCTACAAAGAAAaggggagggggagagagtgagtgagaattGGAATACCAGAAATCATATAGCTTACACACAACTACATAATGCAAAGAATTCCACATTTAAGTGTAGTCCAAATAGACACTGACATATCCATGAGGTTTAATAGTCCTCAGTGACACAGTATTATCCAGTTATAACTGCGCACTATTGGGTTACCTTCTTCAGCCTTAATAGCCTGCTCCATGGACTGCACAACATCTTCAAGTAAGGGCACTCCCATTCTATAGTTTATTGATTTACCATATCCCTTTAATATAAAGGCCTCCAAATCATCTGTCCATTCCAGCAAAGAAACCTAAACACAGAAGACTTTTTTCATGTAAATAAACTAACAAAAAACCATTGAGATCACGTGTTTACTGATATTACTAAACCACATCAAAGGGGAGGGGGCAAATTACTCTAATGCATTcttcaaagatttttttttttttgtaattcaatttcagcaCCAATTCACTTGATGTGCCCTCGCCATTCATAGATGTAACTACAAGCCAAAAGGCTAGTATTCATCATGTAACTAGTTTCATTCATTTTAGTCGTCTTCACAGTATCAGAGTCATGGCTTATCATATATGTTCATATATCATATTCAGGTCCAAACGAAAAATGTTATACAGAATAACCTGATTTTCATGGAATAATATAAGAAATTTGGTTAATcttgacaataaaaaattagcaTACCTCAGAAGGGCTTAAAAGTGCACAAGCTTGATCAACTATATTCAACAAGGACGCTTCCTGCCAAATAGAACAAACCACAGATGACCATAAAATCAATTGCACTTCAGGGATAATTAATTCACAAGCTCAGTCCACGAGAGCAATAAAATGAGTTTTGTGTatgaaaacagaaagaaagcaaTCACCTGTTTGCACAGAAACCACAGAGAAGTTGTATCCTGCCTTGTAAAATTCAACCTGTAGCGCCTTCTTAATGCTGAAGTTATTTCATCATAAACAGGTTCCTTAAGCTTATCAACAGCAGGCTCCTGACTTTTCTTAAATGCCTACATGCATAAAAGTCATAAAAGTTTTCGTCAACCACCATATACAGCACAGAATTGCAGATAAACCAATAAAAATGGGGGTTATGGCAACCCAGTCCAGCTACACCCAATTCCACCAACTAAGAAAGTGTAATCAGATTGTGTGCGTTGCACGTGTTCAAAAATCAAGGAAAAGATCAGGATGGCAGAATACCTTGTAGTTTTGGCAACAATCATGAAACCTTAGCTTTGTATCACTTGCACGGCTTTCACTGATTACAGCAAAAGCTCGATGACGCCCTGGTCCAAGACTTCCTTTCCCACTAAACAATCCCATGCCAAATGCCACAGCACTGGCTGATGCCCGAGGGACCTATCACATTATAAAAAAGATGCATAAGATGAAAGGTTCAAACAGAACTGACAAAAATCTGAGGCTGATATTCACAGCCAGAGAGATCTAATTAACTTCGATCATCTTAAAGTCACAACTTGA
Above is a window of Prunus persica cultivar Lovell chromosome G2, Prunus_persica_NCBIv2, whole genome shotgun sequence DNA encoding:
- the LOC18785898 gene encoding multiple inositol polyphosphate phosphatase 1, which translates into the protein MKRAMAAVLLVLLTLLVHSNAEEEAFDVRHHLSTVSRYGVVKGIADSSFVPSKIPNGCTPIHLNLVARHGTRSPTKKRIKELDNLATHLEVLLREAEEQNLSLEKLPGWLKGWKSPWKGKLKGGELIIQGEDELYDLGIRTRARFPNLFNDDYHPDVYAIKATQVPRASASAVAFGMGLFSGKGSLGPGRHRAFAVISESRASDTKLRFHDCCQNYKAFKKSQEPAVDKLKEPVYDEITSALRRRYRLNFTRQDTTSLWFLCKQEASLLNIVDQACALLSPSEVSLLEWTDDLEAFILKGYGKSINYRMGVPLLEDVVQSMEQAIKAEEEKHAPGSYEKARLRFAHAETVIPFSCLLGLFLDGSEFEKIQREQALPHPPKPPQKRNWRGHTVAPFGGNNMLVLYSCPANTSNKHFVRVLHNEHPIPMPGCDGTDFCPLDVFKERIVAPHLKHDYNSMCDVKLEQQEQKPVASKLSQLFPWMFSLGNGDKSSLDEL